The following are encoded together in the Sphingomicrobium clamense genome:
- the lepB gene encoding signal peptidase I, which produces MTTAVTTPTPTPSPDKKKTPLQKGRDFLRASMDEIRAMLWVLLAVLVFHSFVAKPFYIPSESMMPALIEGDRLVVTKYPYGYSYVSPTIPNPAAVARNIFGDGPAEPWNITLPPMKGRLFGSYPERGDTVIVTPPGRDEDYIKRVIGLPGDTIAMTSGRLVINGVAVAIERRPQAMIPVDPNAPCGIREFPGHRVRAEDGNLYCRLPIVRETLPNGVSYDTIDLFNSAADDFDPITIPEGHVWLMGDNRDRSSDSRFPLEANGLGGPVPVENIGGRAEFITFSLDGTATLNPLTWWQSLREGRSWVSLGSDTDTE; this is translated from the coding sequence ATGACCACCGCCGTGACGACGCCCACTCCGACCCCCAGCCCCGACAAGAAAAAGACGCCGCTCCAGAAGGGCCGCGATTTCCTGCGCGCGAGCATGGACGAGATTCGCGCCATGCTGTGGGTGCTGTTGGCTGTGCTCGTCTTCCATAGCTTCGTTGCCAAGCCCTTCTACATCCCCTCGGAATCGATGATGCCCGCGCTGATCGAGGGTGACCGGCTGGTGGTGACCAAATATCCCTACGGCTACAGCTATGTCTCGCCGACCATTCCCAACCCGGCGGCAGTCGCGCGCAACATCTTCGGCGACGGCCCGGCCGAGCCCTGGAACATCACCCTCCCGCCCATGAAGGGCCGACTGTTTGGCTCGTACCCCGAACGCGGAGATACGGTGATCGTGACCCCGCCCGGCCGCGACGAGGACTATATCAAGCGCGTCATCGGCCTGCCCGGCGACACGATCGCCATGACGTCGGGCCGGCTGGTCATCAACGGGGTCGCGGTGGCGATCGAGCGTCGTCCGCAGGCGATGATCCCGGTCGATCCCAATGCGCCGTGCGGCATCCGCGAATTTCCCGGACATCGCGTCCGCGCAGAGGACGGCAACCTTTATTGTCGCCTTCCGATCGTGCGCGAAACGCTGCCCAACGGGGTAAGCTACGACACGATCGACCTGTTCAATTCGGCCGCCGACGACTTCGACCCGATCACGATCCCCGAGGGCCATGTCTGGCTGATGGGCGACAATCGCGACCGCAGCTCGGACAGCCGCTTCCCGCTCGAGGCGAACGGGTTGGGCGGTCCGGTGCCGGTCGAGAATATCGGCGGCCGCGCCGAATTCATCACCTTCTCGCTCGACGGGACCGCAACGCTCAATCCGCTGACATGGTGGCAAAGCTTGCGCGAAGGACGAAGCTGGGTCAGCTTGGGCAGCGACACCGACACCGAATAA
- the acpS gene encoding holo-ACP synthase: MIVGLGSDLCNIERIQSSLDRFGDRFLQRSFTETERAKAKRRPFTAAGTLAKRFAAKEAFSKAVGTGFKRGVYMKDIGVVNAPSGAPTLELTNGAKARLDELTPDGHRMLVHLTLTDDHPWAQAFVILEALPE; the protein is encoded by the coding sequence ATGATCGTCGGGCTTGGCAGCGACCTGTGCAATATCGAGCGGATCCAGTCCTCGCTCGACCGCTTCGGCGATCGCTTCCTCCAGCGCAGCTTTACCGAGACCGAGCGCGCCAAGGCCAAGCGCCGACCTTTCACCGCCGCTGGCACGCTCGCCAAGCGCTTCGCGGCCAAGGAAGCATTCTCCAAGGCGGTGGGCACGGGCTTCAAGCGCGGCGTCTATATGAAGGATATCGGCGTGGTGAATGCCCCCTCGGGCGCGCCGACGCTCGAACTCACCAACGGCGCGAAGGCGCGGCTTGACGAACTCACCCCCGATGGCCACCGAATGCTGGTTCATCTGACCCTCACCGACGATCATCCATGGGCGCAGGCCTTCGTGATCCTGGAAGCCCTGCCCGAATGA
- a CDS encoding pyridoxine 5'-phosphate synthase, whose translation MTDRLRPHRLRLGVNIDHVATVRNARGGDHPDPVRAAEIVASVGGDGITAHLREDRRHIRDADLRRIQDATDLPLNLEMAATEEMLEIALRHSPHAACIVPEKREERTTEGGLDAAGQHNHLAPFVARLNDAGIRTSLFIEASERQLDAAHRLGAPVVEFHTGEYAHAFLDGDSEKLASELKRITDMAALAAKNGIEPHAGHGLTYENVQPIAAIPQIAELNIGHYLVGEAIFVGLEESVRKMRDLMDEARG comes from the coding sequence GTGACCGACCGGCTTCGTCCCCATCGCCTCCGATTGGGCGTCAATATCGACCATGTCGCGACCGTGCGGAATGCGCGCGGGGGCGATCATCCCGATCCGGTGCGCGCGGCGGAAATCGTGGCAAGCGTCGGCGGCGACGGCATCACCGCGCACCTGCGTGAGGATCGCCGCCATATCCGCGATGCCGACCTGCGCCGGATCCAGGACGCGACCGACCTGCCACTGAATCTTGAAATGGCGGCAACCGAGGAAATGCTCGAGATCGCGCTGCGCCATTCACCCCATGCCGCCTGCATCGTCCCGGAAAAGCGTGAGGAGCGGACGACCGAGGGCGGGCTCGATGCGGCGGGTCAGCATAACCACCTTGCGCCGTTCGTCGCACGGCTCAACGATGCCGGCATCCGTACCAGCCTGTTCATCGAGGCGAGCGAGCGCCAGCTCGACGCCGCGCACCGGCTCGGCGCGCCCGTGGTCGAATTCCACACGGGCGAATATGCGCACGCTTTCCTCGACGGCGATAGCGAGAAGCTGGCGTCGGAGCTAAAGCGCATCACCGACATGGCCGCGCTCGCCGCCAAGAACGGGATCGAGCCACACGCGGGCCATGGCCTCACTTACGAAAACGTCCAGCCCATCGCCGCCATCCCCCAGATCGCGGAGCTCAATATCGGCCACTATCTGGTCGGCGAAGCGATCTTCGTCGGGCTGGAAGAAAGCGTCCGCAAGATGCGCGACCTGATGGACGAGGCGCGCGGATGA
- the pyrE gene encoding orotate phosphoribosyltransferase, giving the protein MTREEILAEFKSADALLEGHFILSSGLRSPNYLQCARVLMNPHRAARLAEALAAKLPDEIRGSIEAVVSPAMGGVIIGHEMGRALGVDAMFLERPDGVFHLRRGFALEPGTKVLMVEDVVTTGLSSREAIKAIREEGGEVVAAASLVDRSGGTDLGVPFTPLIALDIPTYEPDSLPPELEAIEAIKPGSRKG; this is encoded by the coding sequence ATGACGAGGGAAGAAATTCTGGCCGAATTCAAGAGCGCCGACGCGCTGCTCGAAGGCCATTTCATCCTCTCCTCCGGGCTGCGCAGTCCCAACTATCTGCAATGCGCCCGAGTCCTCATGAATCCCCACCGTGCAGCCCGCCTGGCAGAGGCGCTGGCGGCCAAGCTTCCCGACGAGATTCGTGGCTCGATCGAGGCGGTCGTTTCGCCGGCCATGGGCGGGGTCATCATCGGCCATGAAATGGGCCGCGCGCTGGGCGTCGATGCCATGTTTCTCGAGCGTCCCGACGGGGTCTTCCACCTGCGCCGCGGCTTCGCGCTGGAGCCCGGGACGAAGGTGTTGATGGTCGAGGACGTCGTCACCACCGGCCTGTCGAGCCGCGAGGCGATCAAGGCGATTCGCGAAGAGGGCGGCGAGGTCGTCGCGGCGGCCAGCCTCGTCGACCGCTCGGGCGGCACCGACCTCGGCGTCCCCTTCACCCCGCTCATCGCGCTCGACATTCCGACCTACGAGCCCGACTCCCTTCCGCCCGAGCTGGAGGCGATCGAGGCGATCAAGCCGGGCAGCCGCAAGGGGTGA